A part of Onthophagus taurus isolate NC chromosome 7, IU_Otau_3.0, whole genome shotgun sequence genomic DNA contains:
- the LOC111419917 gene encoding fatty-acid amide hydrolase 2-B-like, protein MRFIIHVFLWLSSLIFGFVLYPIKWIGYFKKSKKCPPINDDLLLVPALTLGELIRTKQISSKHVIETYINRIKEVNPILNAIVQERFDAALTDAINVDKFLSETMLNENELKCNYPLLGLPITIKETVGLKGLSFNGGVKTKHLKIAKNDNDAIKQIKTAGGIPLLVSNTPELCLNWETCNKQTGITVNPYDTRRTCGGSSGGEAVLLSTASSILGLGSDLCGSIRLPSHFCGIFGHKPTGNCVSINETIPYTNKPNPLFNIAFTVGPLTRYACDLNLLFDVILKPEMKVNFPQIDVPVKTITIYYMEFDGNACMTHVVQNEIVRTMRRVIEQFKLNGHQTEKVKLKRMSDSIDLAFLPLLSISGVQTVFNDQKRNLFKEIILTFVGRSNVQPTTILFALVYKIAQRLITKRRRENIMKEIEAFRNDISDLLGSNGVLLYPVFPTVAHYHSEIYSKTLDTSYLTIFNTLGVPATSCPVGVDSKGLPIGLQVVGNFKMDRLCFKIAEEIEREFGGWRQPPFQSTNN, encoded by the exons ATGCGCTTTATAATACATGTTTTTCTATGGTTATCTTCATTAATATTCGGATTTGTTTTATATCCCATAAAATGGATTggatactttaaaaaatcaaaaaaatgccCACCAATAAATGACGATTTATTATTAGTACCAGCATTAACGTTGGGCGAATTAATTCGTACGAAGCAAATATCTAGTAAACATGTCATTGAAACTTATATAAATCGAATAAAAGAAGTAAATCCAATATTAAACGCTATTGTACAAGAACGATTTGACGCTGCCTTAACAGACGCTATTAATGTCGACAAATTTTTAAGCGAAACTAtgttaaatgaaaatgaattaaaatgtaattaccCTCTTTTAGGGTTAcctataacaataaaagaaacggTTGGGTTAAAAGGTTTAAGTTTTAACGGTGGGGTTAAAacgaaacatttaaaaattgctaaaaaCGATAACGAtgcaattaaacaaattaaaacagCTGGTGGAATTCCTTTATTAGTTTCTAATACACCGGAATTGTGTTTAAATTGGGAAACATGTAATAAACAAACTGGTATTACAGTTAATCCTTATGATACAAGAAGAACTTGTGGTGGATCATCAGGAGGAGAA GCTGTTCTTCTATCAACTGCATCATCCATATTGGGACTTGGTTCAGATCTTTGTGGTTCAATAAGATTACCGTCACATTTTTGCGGAATTTTCGGTCATAAACCAACCGGAAATTGTGTTTCAATAAACGAAACTATACCTTACACAAATAAACCAAACCCTCTATTTAACATCGCATTCACAGTTGGACCATTAACTCGTTATGCCTgcgatttaaatttgttatttgatgttattttaaagcCGGAAATGAAAGTTAATTTCCCGCAAATAGATGTTCCCGTAAAAACTATTACGATTTATTATATGGAATTTGATGGAAACGCTTGTATGACTCATGTGgttcaaaatgaaattgttCGAACAATGAGAAGAGTTATTGAACAGTTTAAATTAAACGGGCATCAAACAGAAAAGGTTAAATTAAAGCGGATGTCTGATTCGATTGATTTGGCGTTTTTGCCTTTATTATCAATTTCGGGTGTACAAACCGTTTTTAATGATCAAAAGaggaatttatttaaagaaataattcttACTTTTGTCGGTCGATCAAATGTTCAACCAACGACGATTTTATTTGCGTTGGTTTATAAAATAGCACAACGATTAATTACCAAAAGACGTCGTGAGAACATTATGAAAGAAATCGAAGCTTTTCGAAATGATATAAGCGATTTACTTGGATCAAACGGAGTTTTATTGTATCCTGTATTTCCTACGGTTGCACATTATCATTCGGAGATTTATTCGAAAACTTTGGATACCTcttatttaacgatttttaatactttgggTGTTCCTGCTACTTCTTGTCCTGTTGGGGTCGACTCTAAAGGTTTACCTATTGGGTTACAA GTGgttggaaattttaaaatggatCGTTTATGCTTTAAAATTGCCGAAGAAATTGAAAGAGAATTTGGTGGATGGAGACAACCCCCATTTCaatcaacaaataattaa
- the LOC139430818 gene encoding uncharacterized protein isoform X1 has product MYVYNLFSQLDTYITNMSKRKSEQSEALTILQNIITFCENEKAAGRYTFCVDQVISRVAAMTGKSERTIRRIKLTLCNKENEPPQAEAQSSSMDIVKTSFVKRSPRILLDDTDRCVLRNKIHSLYTVDKTVPTLNVLHAFMVNETQFKGSKETLRNILIDMGFKYKKSESNRKYLMERYDIVAWRARYLRFLKANDELGENKRPAVYLDESYVHKNYTVSKCWQGPDEHGVLKKDGTGQRWIIAHCGGSMGFIKNGFLLFKSKTKSGDYHDEMNFENFSKWFKTQVLPNLPDNSIIVMDNAPYHSVQIHRPPTSSSKKNDIVCWLQSMNIPYHPQMLKCELLEIVRRYKPSPQYVIDEYAKSKGHTVLRLPPYHCDLNPIELIWSMVKRKIASRNIGLINMENLIHEAVNQITPELWREECNHVEKIRNEYITKDQLFDNEERFIINLGESDSDISYSDSD; this is encoded by the exons atgtatgtatataatttattttcacaatTAGATACGTATATTACAAACATGTCCAAGAGAAAATCCGAGCAGAGCGAAGCGCTCACAATACTGCAGAATATTATCACATTTTGCGAGAATGAAAAGGCGGCAGGAAGATATACATTTTGTGTTGACCAGGTTATAAGTCGTGTGGCAGCAATGACAGGGAAATCCGAGAGAACAATTCGGCGAATTAAACTGACGCTTTGCAATAAGGAAAATGAGCCACCTCAGGCCGAAGCACAATCTTCATCGATGGATATTGTTAAAACTAGCTTCGTTAAAAGGTCACCTCGGATTTTGTTAGATGATACAGACAG ATGTGTACTTCGcaataaaattcattctttATATACAGTTGATAAGACAGTCCCAACTCTAAATGTGTTACATGCCTTCATGGTAAATGAAACCCAATTCAAAGGTTCGAAAGAGACGTTACGgaacattttaattgatatgggatttaaatataaaaagagtGAGTCtaatagaaaatatttgatgGAGCGATATGATATTGTTGCGTGGAGAGCTCGTTATTTACGTTTCCTAAAAGCCAATGATGAACTTGGTGAAAATAAGAGACCTGCTGTATATTTGGATGAAAGCTAcgtacataaaaattatactgTTTCGAAATGTTGGCAAGGTCCTGATGAACATGGAGTTTTGAAAAAAGATGGAACTGGTCAACGATGGATAATTGCTCATTGTGGAGGCAGTATGGGTTTTATTAAGAACGGtttccttttatttaaatcaaaaacaaaaagtggtgATTATCATGACGAAATGAATTTTGAgaacttttcaaaatggttCAAAACACAAGTGCTACCAAATTTACCGGATAATTCAATAATCGTTATGGACAATGCGCCTTACCATTCAGTACAAATACATAGGCCTCCTACTTCTTCATCAAAGAAAAATGATATAGTCTGTTGGCTACAATCGATGAACATACCATACCATCCACAAATGTTAAAATGCGAGCTACTAGAAATCGTTAGGAGGTACAAACCATCACCACAGTATGTAATTGATGAGTATGCAAAATCGAAGGGTCATACTGTATTACGCCTTCCTCCGTATCACTGTGACCTGAATCCAATAGAGCTAATTTGGAGTATGGTGAAGAGAAAAATAGCCTCTCGTAATATTGGATtaataaatatggaaaatcTAATTCACGAGGCAGTAAATCAAATAACTCCAGAATTATGGAGAGAAGAATGTAACCACGTAGagaaaattagaaatgaatATATAACAAAAGATCAGCTATTCGACAATGAAGAGagatttattatcaatttagGTGAATCGGACAGTGATATTTCATATAGTGATTCAGATTAg
- the LOC139430818 gene encoding uncharacterized protein isoform X2 has product MSKRKSEQSEALTILQNIITFCENEKAAGRYTFCVDQVISRVAAMTGKSERTIRRIKLTLCNKENEPPQAEAQSSSMDIVKTSFVKRSPRILLDDTDRCVLRNKIHSLYTVDKTVPTLNVLHAFMVNETQFKGSKETLRNILIDMGFKYKKSESNRKYLMERYDIVAWRARYLRFLKANDELGENKRPAVYLDESYVHKNYTVSKCWQGPDEHGVLKKDGTGQRWIIAHCGGSMGFIKNGFLLFKSKTKSGDYHDEMNFENFSKWFKTQVLPNLPDNSIIVMDNAPYHSVQIHRPPTSSSKKNDIVCWLQSMNIPYHPQMLKCELLEIVRRYKPSPQYVIDEYAKSKGHTVLRLPPYHCDLNPIELIWSMVKRKIASRNIGLINMENLIHEAVNQITPELWREECNHVEKIRNEYITKDQLFDNEERFIINLGESDSDISYSDSD; this is encoded by the exons ATGTCCAAGAGAAAATCCGAGCAGAGCGAAGCGCTCACAATACTGCAGAATATTATCACATTTTGCGAGAATGAAAAGGCGGCAGGAAGATATACATTTTGTGTTGACCAGGTTATAAGTCGTGTGGCAGCAATGACAGGGAAATCCGAGAGAACAATTCGGCGAATTAAACTGACGCTTTGCAATAAGGAAAATGAGCCACCTCAGGCCGAAGCACAATCTTCATCGATGGATATTGTTAAAACTAGCTTCGTTAAAAGGTCACCTCGGATTTTGTTAGATGATACAGACAG ATGTGTACTTCGcaataaaattcattctttATATACAGTTGATAAGACAGTCCCAACTCTAAATGTGTTACATGCCTTCATGGTAAATGAAACCCAATTCAAAGGTTCGAAAGAGACGTTACGgaacattttaattgatatgggatttaaatataaaaagagtGAGTCtaatagaaaatatttgatgGAGCGATATGATATTGTTGCGTGGAGAGCTCGTTATTTACGTTTCCTAAAAGCCAATGATGAACTTGGTGAAAATAAGAGACCTGCTGTATATTTGGATGAAAGCTAcgtacataaaaattatactgTTTCGAAATGTTGGCAAGGTCCTGATGAACATGGAGTTTTGAAAAAAGATGGAACTGGTCAACGATGGATAATTGCTCATTGTGGAGGCAGTATGGGTTTTATTAAGAACGGtttccttttatttaaatcaaaaacaaaaagtggtgATTATCATGACGAAATGAATTTTGAgaacttttcaaaatggttCAAAACACAAGTGCTACCAAATTTACCGGATAATTCAATAATCGTTATGGACAATGCGCCTTACCATTCAGTACAAATACATAGGCCTCCTACTTCTTCATCAAAGAAAAATGATATAGTCTGTTGGCTACAATCGATGAACATACCATACCATCCACAAATGTTAAAATGCGAGCTACTAGAAATCGTTAGGAGGTACAAACCATCACCACAGTATGTAATTGATGAGTATGCAAAATCGAAGGGTCATACTGTATTACGCCTTCCTCCGTATCACTGTGACCTGAATCCAATAGAGCTAATTTGGAGTATGGTGAAGAGAAAAATAGCCTCTCGTAATATTGGATtaataaatatggaaaatcTAATTCACGAGGCAGTAAATCAAATAACTCCAGAATTATGGAGAGAAGAATGTAACCACGTAGagaaaattagaaatgaatATATAACAAAAGATCAGCTATTCGACAATGAAGAGagatttattatcaatttagGTGAATCGGACAGTGATATTTCATATAGTGATTCAGATTAg